The following are encoded in a window of Mycolicibacterium tusciae JS617 genomic DNA:
- a CDS encoding aspartate carbamoyltransferase catalytic subunit, producing MKHLLSAADLSRAEAVAILDNADRFSQALLGREIKKLPTLRGRTIITMFYENSTRTRVSFEVAGKWMSADVINVSASGSSVSKGESLRDTALTLRAAGADALIIRHPASGAAQQLAEWTATAEGGPTVINAGDGTHEHPTQALLDALTIRQRLGDIEGKRVVIVGDVLHSRVARSNVLLLDTLGAEVVLVAPPTLLPVGVNDWPVTVSHDLDAELPVADAVLMLRVQAERMIGGFFPSTREYSVLYGLSEKRQAMLPGNAVVLHPGPMVRGMEIAFSVADSPQSAVLQQVSNGVHIRMAVLFHLLVGAEQEAINV from the coding sequence ATGAAACACCTTCTCTCGGCCGCCGACCTGTCCCGCGCCGAAGCGGTCGCCATTCTCGACAACGCCGACCGGTTCAGCCAGGCCCTGCTCGGCCGCGAGATCAAGAAGCTGCCGACGCTGCGCGGCCGCACCATCATCACGATGTTCTACGAGAACTCCACCCGCACCCGGGTGTCGTTCGAGGTCGCAGGCAAGTGGATGAGCGCCGACGTCATCAACGTCAGCGCGTCGGGATCCTCTGTCTCCAAAGGTGAGTCGCTTCGCGACACCGCCCTCACCCTGCGTGCCGCCGGGGCCGACGCCCTGATCATCCGTCACCCCGCCTCGGGGGCGGCCCAGCAGCTCGCCGAGTGGACGGCCACCGCAGAGGGCGGCCCCACCGTGATCAACGCAGGCGACGGCACTCACGAGCACCCGACCCAGGCTCTGCTCGACGCGCTGACCATCCGCCAGCGACTGGGCGACATCGAGGGCAAGCGGGTGGTGATCGTCGGCGACGTCCTGCACAGCCGCGTCGCGCGGTCCAACGTGCTGCTGCTCGACACGCTCGGCGCCGAAGTGGTGCTCGTCGCCCCGCCCACCCTGCTGCCGGTCGGGGTGAACGACTGGCCGGTCACCGTCTCGCACGACCTCGACGCCGAATTGCCCGTCGCCGATGCCGTCCTGATGCTCCGTGTGCAGGCAGAGCGGATGATCGGCGGATTCTTCCCGTCCACCCGCGAGTACTCGGTGCTCTACGGGCTCTCCGAGAAGCGTCAGGCGATGCTCCCTGGCAACGCGGTGGTCTTGCACCCCGGCCCGATGGTGCGCGGTATGGAGATCGCATTCTCGGTCGCCGATTCGCCGCAATCCGCGGTCCTGCAACAGGTTTCCAACGGCGTGCATATCCGAATGGCGGTGCTGTTCCACCTGCTGGTGGGCGCTGAGCAAGAAGCGATAAACGTATGA
- the pyrR gene encoding bifunctional pyr operon transcriptional regulator/uracil phosphoribosyltransferase PyrR encodes MGAPGTDRELMSAADVSRTISRIAHQIIEKTALDGPDAPRVILLGIPTRGVTLAARLVEKIKEFADVTVPRGSLDITLYRDDLDSKPPRPLEDTSIPEGGIDGTLVILVDDVLYTGRSVRSALDALRDIGRPRAVQLAVLVDRGHRELPLRADYVGKNVPTSRAENVKVRLIEDDQVEGIWIAPHGGPQR; translated from the coding sequence TTGGGTGCGCCTGGCACCGACCGGGAATTGATGTCCGCAGCGGACGTCAGCCGGACCATCTCCCGCATTGCCCATCAAATCATCGAGAAGACCGCGCTCGACGGTCCCGATGCCCCCCGCGTCATCCTGCTCGGCATTCCCACCCGCGGTGTCACCCTGGCCGCGCGGCTGGTCGAGAAGATCAAGGAATTCGCCGACGTCACGGTTCCGCGCGGGTCGCTGGACATCACGCTCTACCGCGACGATCTCGACAGCAAGCCGCCGCGGCCGCTGGAGGACACCTCGATTCCCGAGGGCGGGATCGACGGCACGTTGGTGATTCTGGTCGACGACGTGCTCTACACCGGCCGTTCGGTCCGCTCGGCGCTGGACGCACTGCGGGATATCGGCCGGCCCCGGGCCGTTCAACTCGCGGTACTTGTCGACCGCGGTCACCGCGAGCTGCCGCTGCGCGCCGACTATGTCGGTAAGAACGTGCCGACCTCGCGGGCGGAGAACGTCAAGGTGCGCCTCATCGAGGACGATCAAGTCGAGGGCATCTGGATCGCACCCCACGGAGGGCCCCAGCGATGA
- a CDS encoding dihydroorotase, whose amino-acid sequence MSVLIRGVRLYGEGDRVDVLVSDGQIADIGSGLAAPDDADVVDATGQVLLPGFVDLHTHLREPGREYAEDIETGSAAAALGGYTAVFAMANTNPVADSPVVTDHVWHRGQQVGLVDVHPVGAVTMGLAGAQLTEMGMMAAGAGQVRMFSDDGICVHDPLIMRRALEYATGLGVLIAQHAEEPRLTVGAVAHEGPNAALLGLAGWPRAAEESIVARDALLARDAGARVHICHASTAGTVEIVRWAKEQGISITAEVTPHHLLLDDRRLASYDGRNRVTPPLREASDAEALRQALADGVIDCVATDHAPHAEHEKFCEFSVARPGMLGLETALSVVVETMVRPGLLTWRDVARVMSERPSDIVGLPDQGRPLAIGEPANLTVVDPDATWTVEGSELASRSDNTPYEAMELPATVTLTLLRGKVTARDGKSPA is encoded by the coding sequence ATGAGCGTCTTGATCCGCGGGGTGCGGCTTTACGGTGAGGGTGACCGGGTCGACGTGTTGGTGTCCGACGGCCAGATCGCCGACATCGGTTCGGGGCTTGCCGCACCCGACGATGCCGATGTGGTCGACGCGACCGGTCAGGTTCTGCTGCCCGGCTTCGTCGACCTGCACACCCACCTGCGCGAGCCCGGCAGGGAGTATGCCGAGGACATCGAAACCGGTTCGGCGGCAGCGGCTCTGGGCGGCTATACCGCGGTTTTCGCGATGGCCAATACCAACCCGGTCGCCGATAGCCCGGTCGTCACCGACCACGTGTGGCACCGCGGTCAGCAGGTCGGCCTCGTCGACGTGCATCCGGTGGGCGCCGTCACGATGGGTCTGGCAGGTGCGCAGCTCACGGAGATGGGCATGATGGCCGCCGGCGCCGGTCAGGTGCGCATGTTCTCCGACGACGGCATCTGCGTGCACGACCCACTGATCATGCGGCGTGCGCTCGAATATGCGACGGGCCTCGGCGTCCTCATCGCCCAGCACGCCGAAGAGCCCCGCCTCACCGTCGGCGCTGTCGCGCATGAGGGACCCAACGCGGCGCTGCTGGGTCTGGCTGGCTGGCCCCGGGCGGCGGAGGAATCCATCGTCGCCCGCGACGCACTGCTGGCCCGCGATGCCGGAGCGCGCGTGCACATCTGCCACGCCTCCACGGCCGGCACCGTCGAGATCGTCAGATGGGCCAAGGAACAAGGCATTTCGATCACCGCCGAGGTGACACCGCACCACCTCCTGCTCGACGACCGGCGCCTGGCCTCCTACGACGGCCGCAACCGGGTGACCCCGCCGCTTCGCGAAGCATCTGACGCCGAGGCTCTGCGCCAGGCGCTGGCCGACGGTGTCATCGACTGCGTGGCCACCGACCACGCACCCCACGCCGAACACGAGAAGTTCTGCGAGTTCTCGGTCGCCCGGCCAGGCATGCTCGGACTGGAGACTGCGCTGTCGGTGGTTGTCGAGACCATGGTGCGTCCTGGCCTGCTCACCTGGCGCGACGTTGCCCGCGTCATGAGTGAAAGGCCTTCGGACATCGTCGGGTTGCCCGACCAGGGCCGTCCCCTGGCGATCGGCGAGCCAGCCAACCTGACCGTCGTCGATCCCGACGCCACCTGGACGGTCGAGGGTTCCGAACTGGCAAGCCGCTCCGACAACACCCCGTACGAAGCGATGGAGTTGCCCGCGACGGTGACGCTGACATTGTTGCGGGGCAAGGTCACCGCCCGCGACGGCAAGAGCCCGGCATGA